In Alteribacter lacisalsi, a genomic segment contains:
- a CDS encoding hydrogenase maturation protease, with product MKEIVVIGIGSRLMKDDAIGLSTVEALVKRGNLPEVRFVIGETDIDYCLSEVDQARVGTIVIVDAMICGGEPGEVTCRELEEINRDKMLPVSPHNLHLFSYLFQDHLAEKTKVIGIEPAEVDVHCGLSIKLEAMQELIADKTEEILKHICRKGK from the coding sequence ATGATGCTATCGGCCTCAGTACGGTGGAAGCACTGGTGAAAAGGGGAAATCTGCCGGAGGTCAGGTTCGTAATTGGGGAAACGGACATAGATTACTGTCTCAGTGAGGTGGATCAGGCTCGTGTCGGCACCATTGTGATCGTGGATGCCATGATTTGCGGGGGAGAACCTGGTGAGGTGACGTGCAGGGAGCTGGAAGAGATTAATCGTGACAAGATGCTTCCTGTTTCTCCCCATAACCTTCACCTTTTTTCCTATCTGTTTCAGGATCATCTGGCAGAGAAGACGAAGGTAATTGGTATTGAACCTGCCGAGGTGGACGTTCACTGCGGTCTCAGCATAAAGTTGGAAGCCATGCAGGAGCTGATTGCAGACAAGACCGAGGAAATTCTGAAGCACATCTGCAGAAAAGGAAAATGA
- a CDS encoding DUF2512 family protein, with translation MPSLTHHLTALAIKFVITGFVLILIFPVFYSESMWGTIVLTAIITVGSYVLGDLALLRISSNLATCIFDFAFVTGVLMVIGPVFYGFTSIWVAMLAATLVITGEFVIHKYVQRFVFGLVDSEEPSPVE, from the coding sequence ATGCCCAGCCTTACACATCATCTGACTGCACTTGCCATAAAATTCGTCATAACAGGATTCGTCCTGATTCTTATTTTCCCCGTTTTCTACAGTGAGAGCATGTGGGGAACCATCGTTCTGACCGCCATCATCACTGTTGGAAGCTATGTCCTCGGAGATCTCGCTCTTCTCCGTATTTCATCGAATCTGGCCACTTGTATTTTTGATTTTGCCTTCGTTACAGGCGTTTTAATGGTTATTGGTCCGGTCTTTTATGGATTCACCTCGATCTGGGTCGCCATGCTTGCGGCCACCCTCGTCATCACAGGCGAGTTTGTAATACACAAATACGTTCAGAGATTCGTCTTCGGACTTGTGGACTCGGAAGAGCCATCACCGGTGGAGTAA
- a CDS encoding ArsR/SmtB family transcription factor encodes MKIMDTTFARSTYEVTVAGSILYEAAMGIAAITYPEIHHSLERDRPHWDKVQAGLSEDLKKELDYARKHNTWKVLLDLIDESGCSEKEDFQAYVRSLEVDELKERAFPYLGASLEMKVGPAVRGDRDAVQDLLNAVEGHLFFPGLVKFLSEVDGEMLREHVMKLVDRWCEEVMAKDRQAIIEIIMRDMDSKRAMLEKLDPEAFVSWVLGGEGYRPEPAVTKVLLVPQISYRPWVIQAERPDTKVFFYPVADESLSETEDVYKPPFLLVQKYKALGDETRLRMVKLLSEQNRTLKELTEILGMGKTTVHHHLRLLRSAKIVRAEGKGFTLSSDFPGTESSELDIYLGRER; translated from the coding sequence ATGAAAATCATGGATACAACGTTTGCACGTTCGACTTACGAGGTGACCGTGGCCGGCTCGATTCTGTATGAGGCCGCGATGGGCATTGCCGCTATTACATATCCGGAGATCCATCATTCCCTTGAGAGGGATAGGCCCCACTGGGATAAGGTGCAAGCAGGGCTGAGTGAGGATTTAAAAAAAGAATTGGATTACGCCCGGAAGCATAATACATGGAAAGTGCTTCTCGATCTGATTGACGAATCCGGATGCTCAGAGAAAGAGGACTTTCAGGCATATGTAAGAAGTCTTGAAGTGGACGAGTTGAAGGAGCGGGCGTTTCCTTATCTCGGTGCGTCATTGGAAATGAAGGTCGGTCCGGCTGTCCGGGGCGACCGGGACGCCGTTCAGGATTTACTGAACGCCGTGGAAGGTCATCTTTTTTTCCCGGGGCTTGTAAAGTTTCTGTCCGAGGTCGACGGGGAGATGCTTCGCGAGCATGTAATGAAGCTTGTTGACAGATGGTGTGAGGAAGTGATGGCAAAAGATCGTCAAGCCATCATCGAGATCATCATGAGGGACATGGATTCGAAGCGGGCGATGCTGGAAAAGCTTGATCCGGAGGCGTTTGTGTCGTGGGTTCTCGGCGGGGAAGGGTATCGGCCGGAGCCTGCTGTGACAAAGGTGCTGCTCGTGCCGCAGATTTCCTATCGACCATGGGTGATTCAGGCGGAGCGTCCGGATACAAAGGTGTTCTTCTATCCTGTAGCTGATGAGTCCCTTTCTGAAACTGAGGATGTGTACAAACCTCCGTTCCTGCTCGTGCAGAAGTACAAGGCTCTCGGGGATGAAACACGGCTTCGGATGGTCAAGCTTCTGTCGGAGCAGAACCGAACCTTAAAGGAGCTGACGGAGATTCTCGGAATGGGAAAAACAACGGTTCACCACCATCTGAGGCTCCTCCGGTCGGCTAAAATCGTCCGGGCAGAAGGAAAAGGATTCACACTTTCGAGTGATTTTCCCGGTACAGAATCGAGTGAACTTGACATTTATCTGGGGAGGGAACGATGA
- a CDS encoding MFS transporter has translation MKEALWGRSFRLLYGSMSVSAFAHTFGTFIISWFVYEITGSELAMGGLWLVSIGTRMLVQFAVGPYIDRFRRTSVMVLSEMVRVAAFSGLLVLSAVGELTPAALYGGAFLISVVFFDPAAHALLPKLVTETALVKANAKVAGLGQLMRLIALPIAGVAVAVSGSIVSLALVTGMFVLSALMASGITEEDRAREKDETGSWWKQFKRGVVIYRKHPVLLFLGFFIAVINFAVFATQVMYIPYVIEVLGGSSFAYGIFAAMFPLGYVAGSYVVGRWKEPGRVMMYALMIGALFAGGLTHIGLGLVSVLWAALLIEAAAGLVMPIWNIYSNLLYQRLVPDGIRGQVFTVRFLIATAATPLGIVYGTFWASRFDLPSLFISVGVLSCVLTAGGLAVVAVYYGRNREHGAQVKKIS, from the coding sequence ATGAAGGAGGCGCTCTGGGGACGTTCGTTCAGGCTTCTTTACGGAAGCATGAGCGTTTCGGCCTTTGCCCATACATTCGGCACGTTTATTATCTCATGGTTTGTGTATGAAATTACCGGTTCGGAGCTTGCCATGGGCGGACTGTGGCTCGTGAGTATTGGAACCAGGATGCTTGTGCAGTTTGCGGTAGGACCCTATATTGACCGCTTCAGGCGGACGAGCGTGATGGTGCTGTCTGAAATGGTCAGAGTAGCGGCCTTTTCGGGGCTTCTGGTGCTTTCGGCGGTTGGTGAGTTGACGCCCGCCGCCTTGTACGGTGGAGCTTTTCTCATTTCTGTTGTATTTTTTGATCCGGCGGCCCATGCGCTGCTGCCGAAGCTGGTGACAGAGACTGCACTGGTGAAAGCAAACGCCAAAGTGGCGGGTCTCGGGCAGCTCATGCGGCTTATTGCCCTGCCTATTGCCGGTGTAGCAGTTGCTGTGTCAGGCAGTATCGTATCCCTTGCCCTAGTAACGGGGATGTTCGTGCTTTCCGCGTTGATGGCAAGCGGTATCACGGAGGAGGACCGGGCGCGGGAAAAAGATGAAACGGGCTCGTGGTGGAAACAGTTTAAGCGCGGGGTAGTGATTTATAGGAAGCATCCGGTGCTTTTGTTTCTCGGGTTTTTTATTGCCGTGATCAATTTTGCAGTTTTTGCGACGCAGGTGATGTACATACCTTACGTCATTGAAGTGCTCGGAGGATCGTCGTTTGCCTATGGTATTTTTGCAGCCATGTTTCCCCTTGGTTATGTGGCGGGATCGTATGTGGTCGGTAGGTGGAAGGAGCCGGGCCGGGTGATGATGTATGCGCTTATGATCGGGGCGCTGTTTGCCGGTGGCCTGACACACATCGGGCTCGGGCTTGTATCGGTTCTGTGGGCGGCTCTGCTCATTGAGGCGGCTGCGGGACTTGTGATGCCGATCTGGAATATTTACAGCAATCTCCTGTATCAACGGCTCGTGCCTGATGGCATCCGTGGGCAGGTATTTACTGTGCGGTTTCTGATCGCCACTGCGGCCACACCTCTCGGAATAGTGTACGGGACGTTCTGGGCTTCACGGTTTGATCTGCCGTCCCTGTTTATCTCGGTCGGCGTACTGTCGTGCGTACTGACAGCCGGGGGGCTGGCAGTGGTGGCGGTGTATTACGGGAGGAACCGTGAACACGGTGCTCAAGTGAAGAAGATCTCGTAA
- a CDS encoding GNAT family N-acetyltransferase produces MNRKQVFFSNLPELETDRLHLRPFRPRDAEDVFTYASIPELTRFLPWDTHRSLSDSEGFLNYVVNWFPEHRRAELGFVLSKKYWGQGLVPEAARRVIAYGFDHLDLVKIKAPAMTENVQSRKVLEKLGFELEGVLKQEYIIKGKSRDMAMYALMKGQE; encoded by the coding sequence TTGAATCGGAAACAGGTTTTCTTTTCGAATCTGCCGGAGCTGGAGACGGACCGTCTGCATCTTCGACCGTTTAGACCTAGAGATGCAGAAGACGTTTTCACATACGCTTCGATCCCTGAGTTGACGCGGTTTCTCCCCTGGGATACTCACCGATCTCTGAGTGATTCGGAGGGATTTTTGAATTATGTAGTGAATTGGTTTCCCGAGCACAGGCGGGCTGAACTCGGATTTGTCCTGTCAAAAAAGTACTGGGGCCAGGGACTCGTTCCTGAGGCGGCCCGCCGGGTGATTGCCTACGGATTTGACCATCTGGACCTGGTGAAAATCAAAGCGCCGGCGATGACGGAAAATGTTCAGTCCAGAAAGGTTCTGGAGAAGCTCGGGTTTGAGCTGGAAGGGGTACTGAAGCAGGAGTATATCATCAAGGGGAAGAGCCGGGATATGGCGATGTATGCTTTGATGAAAGGACAGGAGTGA
- a CDS encoding ASCH domain-containing protein: protein MKHQMGLYEETFHSMAAGRKSVEVRLNDEKRRRIKAGDEVVFTRVPGGEQLTVVVENAVVYPTFRAMFEAIPAEAFDAAGWTIDEMVESMYEIYPPEREREWGTVALYVRLVDEERVVRGN from the coding sequence ATGAAACATCAGATGGGGCTGTATGAGGAAACGTTCCACTCTATGGCTGCGGGACGAAAATCGGTGGAAGTGAGACTGAACGATGAGAAAAGGAGGCGGATTAAGGCCGGGGATGAGGTGGTGTTTACCCGTGTGCCCGGCGGTGAACAACTGACCGTTGTGGTAGAGAATGCAGTGGTTTATCCGACGTTCCGGGCGATGTTCGAGGCGATCCCTGCGGAAGCATTTGATGCAGCCGGCTGGACGATCGACGAAATGGTCGAAAGCATGTATGAGATTTATCCGCCGGAACGTGAGCGGGAGTGGGGCACGGTTGCCCTTTATGTGCGTCTCGTTGATGAGGAACGTGTGGTGAGAGGAAATTAG
- a CDS encoding DUF4190 domain-containing protein: MQKHRPRSGTLLFFAVGNGSDALVQKERKNRKAVWSLVLGILSLVLPYMGLLAGVAGIFTANRALREIEAGRGSGKYVAFAGKLCSIGGIIAYTVVSLVMIASFFT, encoded by the coding sequence GTGCAGAAGCATCGGCCCCGCAGTGGGACGCTGCTTTTTTTTGCAGTTGGAAATGGAAGTGATGCTTTGGTTCAGAAAGAGAGGAAGAACAGAAAAGCTGTCTGGTCGCTTGTGCTCGGAATTTTATCCCTGGTATTGCCTTATATGGGGCTCCTTGCAGGCGTGGCGGGGATTTTCACGGCGAACCGGGCACTTCGTGAAATTGAGGCGGGTCGCGGGAGTGGAAAGTACGTGGCTTTTGCCGGAAAGCTCTGCTCCATTGGCGGTATCATTGCCTATACGGTTGTAAGTCTAGTTATGATCGCATCGTTCTTTACATGA
- a CDS encoding DUF6022 family protein: protein MKAPAFSTDMTITQLGTALSSYVREKWSQILENDLEEFQALFPEYEDATYGIFTDRLLEDILKDVAQAGFTSAAEPGKDDYVIAGFLLFSNSLEKETWGPPGYDKRVFWVVVQNSRKEKIGTLLFDLPHSHDEFSVPEAPSFFPLSTVEGREIRSEIRKRNNK, encoded by the coding sequence GTGAAAGCGCCAGCTTTTTCAACTGATATGACAATTACACAGTTAGGAACCGCACTTTCATCTTATGTTAGGGAAAAATGGAGTCAAATACTCGAAAATGACCTCGAAGAGTTTCAGGCCCTCTTTCCTGAATACGAGGATGCCACCTACGGTATTTTTACAGACCGGCTCCTGGAAGACATCCTGAAGGACGTTGCACAGGCCGGATTCACGTCTGCAGCAGAACCCGGGAAAGATGATTACGTGATTGCCGGCTTCCTTCTTTTCAGCAACTCTCTTGAAAAAGAGACCTGGGGTCCGCCAGGCTACGACAAGCGTGTTTTCTGGGTCGTAGTCCAGAACAGCCGCAAAGAAAAAATCGGCACGCTTCTCTTCGATCTGCCTCACTCCCATGACGAATTCTCCGTTCCTGAAGCACCAAGCTTTTTCCCTCTCTCCACTGTGGAAGGCAGGGAAATCCGGTCTGAGATCAGAAAACGCAATAACAAATAG
- a CDS encoding MerR family transcriptional regulator, protein MDTAVEVIRFVQKDEVEEALWLLNRVQIQRGKEKRAVAEALELAGPGEEEGKRFKTGEAAERMEVTPSAIRYWERSGYLYPVRNPESGYRMFDRLQLARISLLKALNHPYYTSESADLKLKFKKPELKGEKGCLVLADEVMKLLHMRNRNQVRAYSSLEDLFVMLGK, encoded by the coding sequence ATGGATACGGCCGTTGAAGTAATCCGGTTCGTACAAAAGGACGAGGTGGAGGAAGCTTTATGGCTTCTCAATCGGGTGCAGATTCAAAGAGGAAAAGAAAAAAGAGCAGTGGCTGAAGCACTGGAACTTGCGGGACCAGGGGAAGAGGAGGGAAAACGGTTCAAAACCGGGGAAGCTGCTGAGAGAATGGAGGTAACCCCCTCCGCTATTCGGTACTGGGAGCGATCGGGATATTTGTATCCTGTGCGGAACCCGGAAAGCGGGTATAGGATGTTTGATCGGCTGCAGCTGGCAAGAATAAGCCTGCTTAAGGCCCTTAACCACCCGTACTATACGAGTGAAAGCGCGGACTTGAAACTGAAATTTAAAAAGCCTGAATTAAAAGGAGAAAAAGGCTGCCTGGTACTGGCTGATGAAGTCATGAAGCTGTTACATATGCGGAACAGGAATCAGGTCCGGGCCTATTCATCTTTGGAAGATCTTTTCGTGATGCTGGGCAAATAA
- a CDS encoding reverse transcriptase-like protein: MNVRLEIVYKTAKGMEAEFSSNDMRVEEAIALAEDLERTGRVKSVVFFDGRDRSWSLKELRRFESEVEDEPHHVVVYFDGGYDKKSGEAGLGAAVYYEQNGRRWRVRRNEHGGVLASNNEAEYAALMLAAEELEAIGAGRLPITVRGDSQVVINQLTGEWPVMDEKLNQWADRIEAKWKELGVEAVYELVTRKANQEADHLAGQAMKGVKMRSQIELDTSQGK; this comes from the coding sequence ATGAATGTGAGACTTGAGATCGTATATAAGACGGCGAAAGGAATGGAGGCTGAATTCAGTTCCAATGATATGCGGGTGGAAGAGGCGATTGCGCTAGCGGAGGATCTGGAGCGAACCGGGCGGGTGAAGAGCGTGGTGTTCTTTGACGGGCGGGACCGTTCGTGGTCACTGAAGGAGCTGCGTCGATTTGAGTCCGAGGTGGAAGATGAACCCCATCACGTAGTGGTGTATTTCGACGGAGGATACGATAAAAAATCGGGTGAAGCGGGACTCGGTGCAGCTGTTTACTATGAGCAGAACGGGCGGCGCTGGCGGGTACGCCGAAACGAGCACGGCGGTGTTCTGGCATCAAACAATGAAGCAGAGTATGCGGCGCTCATGCTGGCAGCAGAAGAGCTTGAGGCAATCGGAGCAGGGCGGCTGCCAATTACTGTTCGCGGAGATTCCCAGGTAGTGATTAATCAGCTCACAGGGGAATGGCCGGTGATGGATGAGAAGCTGAATCAGTGGGCGGACCGGATTGAGGCAAAATGGAAGGAACTCGGTGTGGAGGCGGTATATGAGCTGGTGACCCGGAAGGCGAACCAGGAGGCGGACCATCTTGCTGGCCAGGCAATGAAAGGCGTTAAGATGAGGAGTCAGATCGAGCTGGACACTTCACAGGGAAAATGA
- a CDS encoding DUF3231 family protein: MGIMTGNPQDEPLHYGEVFSVWTHLSTVKAAKAAYQTLANHCGDEELRKFINDLIEQGRQEDDEITNMLKASGVTLPPSPPERADADLEEIPPGARFNDPEIAASVQKDLAAGLVACSQAMGQSTREDVALMFGQFHMTKAQNGAKLLKMVKQKGWLIPPPLHVKRPEEN; this comes from the coding sequence ATGGGTATTATGACAGGCAATCCACAGGACGAACCGCTTCATTACGGTGAGGTATTCAGTGTATGGACACATCTTTCCACAGTGAAAGCTGCTAAGGCTGCATATCAGACACTTGCTAATCACTGCGGAGATGAGGAACTGAGAAAATTTATTAATGATCTTATCGAGCAGGGCAGACAGGAGGATGATGAGATTACAAATATGCTTAAAGCCAGTGGTGTGACGCTTCCGCCGAGTCCGCCTGAACGTGCAGACGCAGACCTTGAGGAGATTCCACCTGGCGCGAGATTTAATGATCCTGAAATTGCTGCTTCCGTGCAGAAGGACCTTGCTGCAGGGCTTGTTGCCTGCAGTCAGGCTATGGGACAGAGCACACGTGAGGATGTTGCCCTGATGTTCGGTCAGTTCCATATGACAAAAGCCCAGAATGGGGCGAAACTTCTAAAAATGGTGAAGCAGAAAGGCTGGCTCATTCCTCCGCCGCTTCATGTAAAACGCCCCGAGGAAAATTAA
- a CDS encoding spore coat protein — protein sequence MAQSNYRWVPVTGQQPQTTKCRWNALDGKPHPLSCNTSQPNTQVDNKTLQLSEELIVVRNSCDVNVTITDTKAAINLQAALQAALVILISISVGSSEDAREITNDLLQTVQVKQISNQQLIIEGSKNVDINKTDTQLLINIQLLVQLLILVSAQLDIL from the coding sequence ATGGCACAAAGCAATTACAGATGGGTTCCAGTTACAGGGCAGCAGCCTCAGACAACAAAATGCAGATGGAACGCCCTTGACGGTAAACCTCATCCTCTCAGCTGCAATACCAGTCAGCCGAACACTCAGGTTGATAACAAAACCCTTCAGCTTTCCGAAGAATTAATCGTAGTTAGAAATTCATGCGATGTAAACGTAACTATTACGGATACAAAAGCAGCGATTAACCTTCAGGCAGCACTGCAGGCTGCACTTGTGATTCTGATCAGCATTTCTGTCGGAAGCTCAGAGGACGCTCGTGAAATTACGAACGATCTTCTTCAGACCGTACAAGTCAAGCAAATCAGCAACCAGCAGCTCATCATTGAAGGATCGAAGAACGTTGATATTAACAAAACTGACACGCAGCTTCTTATCAATATCCAGCTTCTTGTTCAGCTTCTGATCCTTGTATCTGCCCAGCTTGATATTCTATAA
- a CDS encoding class I SAM-dependent methyltransferase translates to MDKRVLEANRVVWNRVADRFYGRNPLPEYGPLAPDEEELGLLGEIEGKKVLDLGCGSGHSLKYLEEQGAAELWGIDLSTAQIRAAQQVLSESQVPVRLFESAMEEDPGLPESYFDMIYSIYALGWTTDLDQTIAHAYRTLKPGGTFVFSWEHPMYSRMLKEEGLLKLVKSYHEEGAYEHKSWHEPAVMYQRKISTYINALGGAGFRIERMVEEARLSGMDLEKHTNSWYTAERAALLPTTIIFKCRKDEE, encoded by the coding sequence ATGGATAAAAGGGTACTGGAAGCAAATAGAGTCGTATGGAATAGAGTGGCTGATCGGTTTTACGGGAGAAATCCCCTGCCGGAGTACGGACCGCTTGCACCTGATGAGGAGGAACTCGGACTTCTCGGGGAGATTGAAGGAAAAAAAGTGCTCGATCTCGGGTGCGGGAGTGGTCACTCGCTGAAATATTTGGAGGAGCAGGGAGCGGCGGAGCTTTGGGGCATTGATTTGTCCACCGCACAGATCAGGGCGGCGCAGCAGGTGTTGTCCGAAAGCCAAGTGCCTGTTCGTCTGTTTGAATCGGCGATGGAAGAGGATCCGGGCCTGCCGGAGAGTTATTTTGATATGATTTATTCCATTTACGCCCTTGGCTGGACGACGGATCTTGACCAAACCATTGCACATGCCTACCGGACGCTTAAACCTGGAGGTACTTTTGTGTTCAGTTGGGAGCACCCAATGTACAGCCGGATGCTGAAGGAAGAGGGCTTGCTGAAACTGGTGAAATCCTACCATGAAGAAGGCGCCTATGAGCACAAATCCTGGCACGAACCGGCTGTGATGTACCAGCGGAAAATCAGTACATATATAAATGCCCTTGGAGGTGCAGGATTCCGGATTGAGAGGATGGTTGAAGAAGCCCGCCTGAGCGGAATGGATCTTGAAAAGCACACGAACAGCTGGTATACGGCTGAGCGGGCAGCCCTGCTTCCAACGACAATTATTTTCAAATGCAGAAAGGATGAAGAGTGA
- a CDS encoding DinB family protein, translating into MERTLSQFKSVGGYIQGLTSEEPHDELYEPIAEGKWSIREIVGHMHMWDRYLLEKMVPQMEDEARLPVFPDHDSFNRDAINGLEGLSVEEITDLFVKTRTKLVKALDGVDPDIRFTIGEGKRRFSPESFVKMFVKHDKHHVLQMEKKFEDDRNRRVRK; encoded by the coding sequence ATGGAGCGGACGTTAAGTCAGTTTAAATCAGTAGGGGGATATATACAGGGTTTAACAAGCGAAGAGCCGCACGATGAGCTTTATGAACCGATTGCAGAAGGAAAATGGAGCATCCGGGAAATTGTCGGTCATATGCACATGTGGGACCGATACCTGCTGGAAAAGATGGTGCCTCAAATGGAAGACGAAGCGAGGCTGCCGGTTTTTCCCGACCATGACAGCTTTAACCGGGACGCCATCAATGGACTGGAAGGTCTGTCAGTCGAAGAGATCACCGACCTGTTTGTGAAAACGAGAACGAAACTGGTAAAAGCACTTGACGGCGTTGATCCGGATATAAGGTTTACGATCGGCGAGGGAAAACGGCGTTTTTCCCCGGAAAGCTTTGTGAAGATGTTTGTGAAACACGATAAGCATCACGTCTTGCAAATGGAGAAGAAGTTTGAGGACGACAGAAACAGAAGAGTCCGCAAATGA
- a CDS encoding DIP1984 family protein encodes MMKLAEALIERADLQKRAEHLKRRMLTNAKVQEDERPAEDPKELAKELLLVMKRLTTLVKQISRTNHETPFNKEWSLGDALIERDMTGKEREMYSELAAEASLKQDRYSRTEIKYVTPFNVRDLQKKVDELSKRYREVDTSIQELNWRTELKE; translated from the coding sequence ATGATGAAACTGGCAGAAGCACTGATTGAGCGGGCGGATCTTCAAAAGCGAGCCGAGCATTTGAAGCGACGTATGCTAACAAACGCGAAGGTCCAGGAAGACGAGCGGCCTGCCGAGGATCCGAAAGAGCTGGCAAAAGAACTGCTGCTTGTGATGAAGCGGCTTACGACACTCGTAAAACAAATCAGCAGAACAAATCACGAGACACCATTTAACAAGGAATGGTCTCTCGGGGACGCACTGATTGAACGGGATATGACGGGCAAGGAGCGGGAAATGTACAGCGAACTTGCAGCAGAAGCCTCTCTGAAGCAGGACCGGTATTCCAGAACGGAAATCAAGTATGTGACACCGTTTAACGTGCGTGATCTTCAGAAAAAAGTGGACGAGCTGTCCAAGCGGTACAGAGAAGTGGATACCAGCATTCAGGAACTGAACTGGCGTACGGAATTGAAAGAATAG
- a CDS encoding DUF3021 domain-containing protein, with the protein MILTAISRSLYGIAIASLFSFFFYTTYYIGGGEVLNAQLVLINQLGNFALGITFGLTSLFFEIDRWSLTKQTAAHFVCTITVFNAVGLSLGWFTAGTFPIVLNVLIFIAIYTSFWFGFYTFNRKMAESMNNLLN; encoded by the coding sequence ATGATTTTAACAGCAATCAGCCGTTCTCTTTACGGCATCGCCATTGCAAGTCTGTTTTCATTCTTTTTTTACACCACATACTATATTGGCGGAGGCGAAGTTCTGAACGCCCAGCTTGTCCTTATAAACCAGCTCGGCAATTTCGCACTCGGCATCACGTTTGGCCTCACGTCCCTGTTCTTTGAAATAGACAGGTGGAGCCTGACGAAACAGACGGCAGCCCACTTCGTCTGCACGATTACTGTATTCAACGCCGTCGGCCTCAGCCTAGGCTGGTTTACAGCAGGGACGTTTCCCATCGTGCTCAATGTGCTGATCTTTATCGCCATTTACACCTCGTTCTGGTTCGGCTTTTACACCTTTAACCGGAAAATGGCCGAGTCCATGAATAACCTGCTCAACTGA
- a CDS encoding LytTR family DNA-binding domain-containing protein, with the protein MEIKVDIDRAHKETSVTIHAREWNSETEHLMKKLNGQAPAARMIGSSGEQSVIVNPEDVDYAVAEKRKVYAVTRDGRIELNRKLYEIESDFADHSFVRFSKSVVGNISRIERFEVSFSGSLCVHFRSGNKEYVSRRHVVSVKQKIEGGL; encoded by the coding sequence GTGGAAATCAAAGTGGATATTGACCGCGCCCATAAAGAAACGAGCGTGACGATCCATGCAAGGGAATGGAACAGTGAAACTGAACATCTCATGAAAAAGCTGAACGGACAGGCTCCTGCTGCAAGAATGATCGGATCCAGCGGCGAACAGTCCGTGATCGTTAACCCCGAAGATGTGGACTATGCGGTTGCGGAAAAGAGAAAAGTCTATGCCGTCACCCGGGACGGGCGCATCGAACTGAACAGAAAACTTTATGAAATTGAATCCGACTTTGCGGACCACTCGTTTGTCCGGTTTTCCAAATCCGTTGTGGGCAACATCAGCCGCATTGAGAGATTTGAAGTTTCCTTCAGCGGAAGCCTGTGCGTCCACTTCCGCTCCGGTAATAAGGAGTACGTCTCACGCAGGCACGTGGTTTCGGTCAAACAAAAAATTGAAGGAGGTCTCTGA
- a CDS encoding DUF805 domain-containing protein, protein MHWYLKVWKSFFEFEGRARRKEYWTFSLIHWIVLVLLILAGELNTLFYIVYFLYAAAGFIPGLAVTVRRLHDTDRSGLWFFIVFIPIIGGIWLFVLTVLEGDYGENEFGPDPKEHTEAA, encoded by the coding sequence ATGCACTGGTATTTGAAGGTGTGGAAGAGTTTTTTTGAATTTGAGGGAAGGGCACGTCGGAAGGAATACTGGACGTTTTCTCTCATTCACTGGATTGTACTGGTATTGCTTATTCTGGCTGGCGAGTTGAACACGCTCTTCTACATCGTATACTTTCTCTACGCTGCTGCCGGTTTTATTCCGGGACTTGCGGTGACGGTAAGGCGTCTCCATGATACGGACCGCAGCGGGCTGTGGTTTTTTATCGTATTCATCCCGATTATCGGCGGGATCTGGCTCTTCGTTCTGACGGTTCTCGAGGGAGACTACGGCGAAAATGAATTCGGGCCGGATCCGAAAGAGCACACGGAAGCTGCATAA
- a CDS encoding DUF6019 family protein — MVQFGNVILIILGLIVLYFIIESAVRNGINQSKIGRFLEEKHGMKEEKPSPISDDLDTDEENRKEDE; from the coding sequence ATGGTTCAATTTGGGAATGTGATTTTAATCATTTTGGGACTGATTGTCCTTTATTTTATCATTGAATCGGCTGTTAGAAACGGCATCAACCAGTCTAAGATCGGCCGCTTTCTTGAGGAAAAGCATGGCATGAAAGAGGAAAAGCCTTCACCGATCTCCGATGATCTTGATACTGATGAAGAAAACAGGAAGGAAGATGAATAA